The Chitinophagales bacterium genomic interval GAATGCTTTTCTTCAAGAGAGACAGCATACAACAAACTATTTATGCATTTAAGGCAGTTACCAAAATAGATTTTAAGGAGTGGACACTCCCTTACCTAATTACTTATAAAAATTAGGCTACCGCATAAATATATGAATTTATAAAACAATAGTTTGTAATGATTTACTAGATTTTAGTGAACTGATTTATTCAGCAAAAACCTTTACATGTAATTCCATTAAAGCATTAAGCATACCTCCTAAGACAGCAAATGAACAATGAGTGGTTCTGACGGGTTATATAACTGAAATTCAACAGCCAAAGAGAACCTTTATTTGCGTAAGGGTTCTCTTTTTTTAGGCTATTTCTAAAAATCAATCTCTCCTACCCAAGAAAATAGAAAGGTAATACAGCAATGTGGCCAAAGAACCAAGTGCAGCAACTACATAGGTCATAGCAGCCCATTTGAGTGCGTCTTTGGCACTACTCTGCTCTTGCCCGCTTGTGATTCCAGTGTTTTCCAGCCATGCCAATGCGCGATTTGAAGCATCAAACTCAACAGGGAGTGTGACAAAACTGAAGGTTGTCAATACGCCATAACAAGCAATCAATACCAGTAGAACCAGATCAATTGGGAAAGCACTAAAAAGGAAAAAACCACCAAAGATCATCATCAACATAACTGCATTGAGGATTTTTCCACTGGCTGCCTGAACCGGAACCAATTTACTGCGCAAAGTGAGCCATGCATAAGCTTGTGCGTGCTGAACAGCATGGCCACATTCGTGCGCGGCAACTGCCGCAGCAGCTACATTTCTTCCGCTGTAAACATCAGGGCTCAGGTTTACGGTTTTATTCATTGGATTGTAGTGGTCTGTCAATTTCCCGGGAACAGAAACTACCTGGACATTGCCAATACCATTGTCATGGAGCATACGCTCGGCAATTTCTTTTCCACTCATTCCATTTCTAAGCGGTTCCTGAGAATACTTTTTAAACTTACTTTTCAGTTTCCAGCTTGCGCCCATACTGGCGGCAAAAATCACTACCATTAATACTATATATCCAATACTCATCTTCGTTTATTTATTTTGTTTTTCAATGGAAGCTTATCAAAATCCTTGCCCAATTCAACAAGTGACATTTTGTTCTGTCAGCAGGGGAGAATAGGTCATTTTGACTTGTTCTAAAAGCTCAAAAAGCAATATCGGGTTATCTTCAGTGACAAGCTTAGTTCTAAAAGGTTTAATATTTGGAAATCCCCTGAAATAATTGGTATAATGCCTGCGCATTTCCAGCACTCCCAGCTTTTCTCCTTTCCATTCCAGCGACATTTCCAGATGTTTTCTGGCTGCTTCAACCCTTTCCTCAACAGTAGGTGCCGCAAGATGTGTTCCTGTTTCTAAAAAGTGTTTTATTTCCCTGAATATCCAGGGATAGCCAATGGCTGCACGGCCAATCATAATGCCATCCACACCATATTTGTTTTTCATTTCCAGTGCTTTTTCAGGGCTGTTAACATCACCGTTTCCAAAAACAGGAATGTGCAATCTTGGATTATCCTTCACTCGTGCAATCGGTTCCCAGTTTGCCTCCCCTTTATACATCTGCTTGCGTGTACGTCCATGTATAGATATAGCTTTAATGCCAACATCTTGCAAGCGTTCTGCTACTTCTTCTATTAAAATGCTATTGTCATCCCAGCCCAATCTGGTTTTCACAGTCACGGGCAGTTTTGTGGATTTCACTACCGCTTCTGTAAGCCTTACCATTTTTGGAATATCTTTTAGTATTCCTGCCCCTGCATCTTTGCACACTACTTTTTTTACCGGGCAGCCATAATTGATATCAAGAATATCTGGCTGGGCAGCTTCTACAATTTCGGCTGTTTTGCGCATTGAATCGAGATTGCCCCCAAATATTTGAATGCCAATGGGGCGCTCATAGTCAAATATATCGAGCTTTTGAACACTTTTAGCAGCATCGCGAATTAATCCCTCTGAAGAGATGAACTCGGTGTACATCATGTCTGCACCATTTTCCTTGCACAATGCACGAAAGGGTGGATCACTTACATCCTCCATAGGAGCAAGTAAAAGTGGAAATGTGCCCAATTCCAGTTTCCCAATTTTAACCATGCCGCAATTTTAATTGTAAATTTACGCAATTTCCTGAGTGATATGAATGAACCAACACCGCTTAACAATATTAAACACCCGCTTAAACCACTTCTGCACTTTCTTTTGATCTGGTTTTTATGTTTTTTAAGCTTTAATGTCCTCGGGGCTATTTTAGTGGGTTTTCTTCTCGGTGTAGATCCAGGAAGTCTGAACTTTGAAAGTCTAGCCATTGATGAAAATATTTGGGCACTTAAAGTCATGCAGATATTTGTCTCTGCCGGAAGTTTTCTACTCCCGCCACTGGTTTATATTTGGTTTAAGAAAAAAAGCGTCAAAAAATATTTTGGCTTTCAAAAAGGAATTCAATTCAAATTGCTACTGGGCACAGTAGTGATTGTCTTTTTGTCTGGACCGGTTGTTTATTGGCTTTTGCAGGTCAATCAGCAAATGAACTTCCCCGATTTTATGGGCGGCCTTGAACAATATCTTCAGAGTATGGAGCAGGACAATGAAAATATTTTGATCCGGCTTTTAAGTATGGAAACAATTGGGCAGCTCTTGCTGAATTTATTTATGGTAGCACTTTTACCAGGAATTGGTGAGGAATTGCTTTTTAGGGGTGTTTTACAAAAATTACTGGGCAGGCTGTACAAAAATCCACATCTTGGAATTATCGGTGCAGCATTGATTTTCAGCTTCATCCACTTTCAATTTTATGGATTTTTACCGCGTATGGCATTGGGTGTTTTGTTTGGTTACCTCTACTATTGGAGTGGTAATTTGTGGTATCCTATAATTGCGCATGTTGTGCATAATGGCGCACAGGTTATAATGGTCTACTCAATGGGAGCTGATTTCACTGAGCAGGATTTGGAATCAATTGGTCAATTTTCTCCTTTTATGATCATGATTGCTACCGTATTTTTAATAATTAGCCTGGCGCGTTTTCAATTTATGTCAAAACACTAATGCATTAATGGAAAGTGGATGGAAAAAAGTATATTCGGGAACAGACACGTTTAAAGCCCGGCTACTCAAGGAGAAATTAGAATCCCTTGACATTCGCTGTGTGCTTATGGACAAAAAGGATTCAGCATATGTGATGATTGGAGAAATAGAATTGTATGTGCAGGAAGCTAATTTTTTAAAAGCAATAAATATTATTCAACAGGGTGCAATGGAATAATTTATGGGTGAGGGCTCGAACGGCCTTGTTTTTTGTCGGCACGGTGTTGTTGGCATTTTATCTCAATGTGTGGACATATGCAGTATTGATTGCTTTAGTGATCTTATTTGCTCAGCTTGAACTTGAGAAAATTTTCCAGTTGCTGCGCACAAAAAACAACAGCAGTTTACTCTATCTTCCGTTGACATTATTGCTCTCTCTTTCATCATTTATTCTCACGCTATTGATTGCGCTGGGTTATCTGGATATGAGTTTTGCAGTCTTGATCATTCCTGTGTTGTTTATCCCTTTCATTGTTGAGCTGTGGGCTGATTCCGATCAACCGTTGCGCAATATCTCTTTTCAGCTTTTTGCTTTTATATATGTTAGCTTACCCATGGTTTTGCTCAATTTCATTGCCATTGACCCCGCTGGAAATTACAGGCATTTACTGGTAATTGGCATTATTCTCATTGTTTGGGCCAATGATGCTGCGGCTTATCTAGTGGGCTCCATGATAGGAAAAACGAAATTGTTTGAACGCATTTCTCCCAAAAAAACCAGGGAAGGCAGTATGGGAGGGGTGCTGGGTTCCTTGATTGTAGGTGTTCTGATTCATTATGTTTTTGGAATAAATACTTTACAGGATTGGTTGATACTCGCATTGATACTAAGTATTTCAGCATCGCTGGGCGATTTAATTCAGTCATTGATCAAAAGAAGTGTGAAAATCAAAGATACCGGATCACTTTTCCCTGGGCACGGTGGTGTTTTAGATCGCTTTGATGCTTTCTTTTTTGCCATTCCATTTGCACTGGTCTATGTTTTGTTTAGGTTTTGAATCAAGAAGTTTCCTTTTTCCTGAATTAAACATTTTATGACTTAAATCATTTTCACTCCCCGAATCAAATTTATACCTGTTTACAATTTTATCTTATTTTTGGCATTCCTTAGGAATTATTTGATTTATGACAATTCACAAAGAAGGTTTTAAAATATTAACAGGAGTAGTAGTAGCACTTACTGCCATTAATTTGATCATGCGTTATTTCTACCCTGGAAATCAACAAATGCTTTGGGGGGTATTCATAGCTTCTGCAATTTTGTTTCTTTCAATAGCATCATTTTTCAGAAAACCCAGGCGGGTAATGTTTCTTCATGAAAATTATGTGCTGGCACCGGCTGACGGGCGAATTGTAGCCATTGAAGAAACAGTAGAAGAAGAATATTTTAAAGACCGCAGGATATTGGTTTCGGTTTTTATGTCGCCATCGAATGTCCACGTCAACTGGAACCCTATTGGCGGGATAGTGAAGTATGTGAAATACCATGCCGGGAAAAATTTAGTTGCCTGGCATCCAAAATCATCACTGGACAACGAGCGGAATACAGTAGTGATTGATGACAATGGTAATGAAATATTGATTCGCCAGATAGCCGGCTTTTTGGCACGCAGAATAGTGCATTATATGGATGTTGGACAGGAAGTTGCACAGGGAAAAGAACTTGGTTTCATCAAATTTGGCTCAAGAGTTGATTTGTTTTTGCCCATTGATTCGGTGATTCATGTAGATCTGCGCCAGAAAGTAAAAGGCGGCCAAAGTATTTTGGCTCAAATCCCCTAAAGCATTAAGTATTTTATTAAATTTGCAAACACCAAAAAACAGATCAATTATGAGACAGACAATGAGTGCCCTAATAATTATTCTTTTGTTCTCCGCAACTGCATTTGC includes:
- the dusB gene encoding tRNA dihydrouridine synthase DusB, producing the protein MVKIGKLELGTFPLLLAPMEDVSDPPFRALCKENGADMMYTEFISSEGLIRDAAKSVQKLDIFDYERPIGIQIFGGNLDSMRKTAEIVEAAQPDILDINYGCPVKKVVCKDAGAGILKDIPKMVRLTEAVVKSTKLPVTVKTRLGWDDNSILIEEVAERLQDVGIKAISIHGRTRKQMYKGEANWEPIARVKDNPRLHIPVFGNGDVNSPEKALEMKNKYGVDGIMIGRAAIGYPWIFREIKHFLETGTHLAAPTVEERVEAARKHLEMSLEWKGEKLGVLEMRRHYTNYFRGFPNIKPFRTKLVTEDNPILLFELLEQVKMTYSPLLTEQNVTC
- a CDS encoding DUF2007 domain-containing protein — protein: MESGWKKVYSGTDTFKARLLKEKLESLDIRCVLMDKKDSAYVMIGEIELYVQEANFLKAINIIQQGAME
- a CDS encoding CPBP family intramembrane glutamic endopeptidase, with protein sequence MNEPTPLNNIKHPLKPLLHFLLIWFLCFLSFNVLGAILVGFLLGVDPGSLNFESLAIDENIWALKVMQIFVSAGSFLLPPLVYIWFKKKSVKKYFGFQKGIQFKLLLGTVVIVFLSGPVVYWLLQVNQQMNFPDFMGGLEQYLQSMEQDNENILIRLLSMETIGQLLLNLFMVALLPGIGEELLFRGVLQKLLGRLYKNPHLGIIGAALIFSFIHFQFYGFLPRMALGVLFGYLYYWSGNLWYPIIAHVVHNGAQVIMVYSMGADFTEQDLESIGQFSPFMIMIATVFLIISLARFQFMSKH
- a CDS encoding zinc metallopeptidase yields the protein MSIGYIVLMVVIFAASMGASWKLKSKFKKYSQEPLRNGMSGKEIAERMLHDNGIGNVQVVSVPGKLTDHYNPMNKTVNLSPDVYSGRNVAAAAVAAHECGHAVQHAQAYAWLTLRSKLVPVQAASGKILNAVMLMMIFGGFFLFSAFPIDLVLLVLIACYGVLTTFSFVTLPVEFDASNRALAWLENTGITSGQEQSSAKDALKWAAMTYVVAALGSLATLLYYLSIFLGRRD
- a CDS encoding phosphatidylserine decarboxylase family protein; this encodes MTIHKEGFKILTGVVVALTAINLIMRYFYPGNQQMLWGVFIASAILFLSIASFFRKPRRVMFLHENYVLAPADGRIVAIEETVEEEYFKDRRILVSVFMSPSNVHVNWNPIGGIVKYVKYHAGKNLVAWHPKSSLDNERNTVVIDDNGNEILIRQIAGFLARRIVHYMDVGQEVAQGKELGFIKFGSRVDLFLPIDSVIHVDLRQKVKGGQSILAQIP
- a CDS encoding CDP-archaeol synthase → MQWNNLWVRARTALFFVGTVLLAFYLNVWTYAVLIALVILFAQLELEKIFQLLRTKNNSSLLYLPLTLLLSLSSFILTLLIALGYLDMSFAVLIIPVLFIPFIVELWADSDQPLRNISFQLFAFIYVSLPMVLLNFIAIDPAGNYRHLLVIGIILIVWANDAAAYLVGSMIGKTKLFERISPKKTREGSMGGVLGSLIVGVLIHYVFGINTLQDWLILALILSISASLGDLIQSLIKRSVKIKDTGSLFPGHGGVLDRFDAFFFAIPFALVYVLFRF